The Methanosarcina barkeri MS DNA window GCAGAGGAATACAAACCCTGACGACCATTGAAGGCGAAAAGGCGGAAATCATAGAGTATACGGCTTCCAAGAGCTCAAAAATTGTCGGAAAACCTTTAAATAAGGTAAAATTCCCAAGGGGAGCTCTTATTAATATGGTAGTTCGTGGGAAAGACACCATAGTCCCTAGAGGGGACTTCATCGTTCAAGATCAGGATAGAGTGGTTATCTTTTCCATGGCTTCTGCAATGTCAGAAATAGAAAAATTTTTTAGATAATCTTTGGGAGGAAGGTGGTTTCTTATAGATAACAGTGCAGTCTTTAATGCATTAGGAAAAATTCTTTTCCTTCTGGCATTTACAATGCTTGTTCCCCTTTTAGTAGCCTTTTACTACCGTGAACCTCTTGTCCCCTTTATTGTTTCCTTTTTCATAACACTTGTTTCTGGCTTGCTTCTCATGCGATTCAAAGGTCGTGAGGATTGGCAGCAAAAAGAGGCCCTTGCCATTGTGGCTTTGAGCTGGCTTGCAGCAGCTATTTTCGGGGCGATTCCTTTTCTTTTTGAAGGAGTTTCTTTTATTGATGCAGTTTTTGAATCAATGTCGGGTTTTACTTCAACGGGTTCTTCAATTCTTACGAATATAGAGAGCTATTCAAGAGGACTTCTTTTCTGGCGGTCTTTTACCGCCTGGCTTGGAGGCATGGGAATCATTGTACTTTTCATAGCAGTTCTGCCAAAGCTCGGAGTTGCCGGCCGTCAGCTGTTCAGGGCTGAGGCTCCAGGTCCTACTGAAGATAAACTGAAGCCAAGAATCCGGGAAACTGCAAGGATTCTATGGACGCTCTACATTCTTATCTCTGCTCTTGAAGTTGTGGCTCTATTTCTGGGTGGAATGTCCCTTTACGATGCTCTCAATCATTCTTTTGCCTGTATGGCTTGCGGGGGATTTTCTACTTATAATGCAGGAATAGAAGCTTTTCACAGTCCTATTATTGAATTTATTCTCACATTTTTCATGTTTATTGCTGGGGCTAACTTTGCTCTTTATTACCGGGTGATTCGTGTCAATAAGTTTGCTCTCTTTCGAGACGAGGAATTCAAGGCCTATTCTTTTTTTATCCTCGGTTTCACGGGTTTACTTACACTGGTTCTATTCAAAGATATGGGATTCTCTCCATTCAATTCTTTTCGTTATGCCATATTTCAGATAACCTCTGTTATGACAGCCACTGGCTTTGCTTCAACGGATTTTAATATGTGGAAGGACTCAGCAAAAATTCTGGTTCTTTCAGTCATGTTTATCGGAGGCTGTGCGGGTTCTACAGGCGGTGGCATGAAGGTTGTACGTTTTCTGTTGATGTTAAAATATGCAAGGAGAGAACTCTTCAAATTTGTTCATCCTCGACTCGTCAGGTCTATCCGGTTAAATAATAAAGCAGTACCGGAAGACATTTTACAGTCAATTCTCTCTTTTGTTGTGCTTTATATAGGAGTTTTTGTTGTAGGTACAGTGCTTCTAACACTACTGGGAGTTGATATGGTAAGCTCGGTTACAGCTTCGATAACGACTCTCGGAAATATAGGTCCTGGTTTTAACATTGTCGGGCCTATGGCAAATTTTGAATCAATCCCACTGCTAGGCAAAATTATTCTTATCAGTAATATGTGGGTAGGCAGGCTAGAGGTTTATACCGTGCTTGTACTCTTTACAAGGGAATTCTGGCACTCATAAAGAGAATTGTGGAAAAAAAAAGGAGTATTAAAATGCTGTTTTATCCTAAAATAATTTCGAGAATTGTGAAAAAAAGATACTGTACAATCTTCGAGGGCTGACCATTTGACTGGTTTCAGTGCATGCTGAAAATTTATCTTAGTTCCTGTAGACTACCACGAGCCAGAAAAGTCCCTAACTTTGAGACCCTATCTGAAGATTCTATAATATATTTTTTAATGTGGGTAGGATCTAAATTTCTTCTCGTATCTTATATGTCACATTTGTAAAATGACTTTAAATTATTTACTCAAATTGACAAAGAGTTGATTTATTGCGTGGCTAGATATAGGAAATAAAGGCCGATTATTATAATTGATACTCCTATTACTCTATCCATGAGGTCACCACTCATTCTGGTGGTTTCCTTAATTTTTTTACCTATTGAACCACCAATAGAGCTGATCACCATAAGAGGAATACTTAGACCAATAGCGTATATTAACATAGTAAGTGTCCCTTGAAGCGGCGTTTGATACAATCCTATATAAGTTAATACAATTATTAGCATCGGAGCACCTCTACCTATTGTAATTGCCCCAAAAGAAAGCCCAAGTAAGAATGCTCCCATTATTGTGTAAGAGTTAGGTAATTTAAAAAAATTGTACATGCTTCGTATTGGTGGTTTGTAAACATGTAATAGTTGTAATCCCATTGCAATCATTAATATACCACCAATTGCCCAAGCGATTGCACTATTTAAAAACAATATATATTTACCAATGTATCCAGCAATAAATCCAAGCGGCAATAGTACTAGCACAGTGCCTATTGAAAATGAGAAAACTAGTTTAAGTATGTTCAAAAGTGATAAGTTTGTTTTTCCGCTTGTAAGGTAACCTATTAATCCTAAGCATAACACGCTATTACATGGGCAGATACCTGCTAGTAGCCCAAAAACAAATATACCAGTTACAGAAGGGTCAAATGTTGCTGTCATAAGCTCATCCTATTAGATTAATTAATTCCGTATCCAACTGTAAATCTATCTCATTTAGGGCGCAACTAGAAAATCCTAAATTTCGTACTTGTCTAGATTTCAGATAGTAAAATCTTAGCGTACGATATTTAGAATCTGATGGCAGCATCCCATTTAGGACCTGTAGAATTTAAATATTCAATTGATCAATTGAATATTTAAATCATATGGTAAAATTGTATTTAAGCATAACGATGAATTACGACTTAGAACAGATAAAAAAACGAGATGAATCAGGAAGTTTTTATGGAAAAAGAAACCCGTGTGTTTAAAGATAGCGTTTATGCGCAGCTCGCCAGAATCGGAAAGGCTATTTCAAGTCCTCGAAGACTGGAGATATTGGACATTTTGATGCAGGGATCCAAAACGGTCGAAACAATCGCCCGTGAAACGGATATGAGTGTTGCAAATACATCCCAGCATCTGCAAACTCTGCTTGAATCCAGGTTGGTAGAGTATGAGAAGCGTGGAGTTTACTCATATTACAAATTGGCAGATCGAAAGGTGGCGAATTTCATCTTATCTTTACAGCTTTTAGCCGAAAAGCGTATTACGGAACTTCAAAAGCTTCGGGAGGAAATTTACACTAACAGAGATAATATAGAACAAATAAAAATGAGTGAACTCATTGTCAGAATGAAAGAAGGCAATGTGACTTTAATTGATGTAAGGCCGAAAGAAGAATATGAGATGATGCACATTCCAGGAGCTAATTCTATTCCTCTCGAAGATTTGGAAAAGCATTTAGCTACTTTACCTATAAATCAAGAAATTGTTGCTTATTGCCGTGGTCGTTGCTGCTTACTGTCTGTAGAAGCAGTGGAGATATTAAGAGCTCATGGCTTTAAAGCTGTGCGTTTGGAGGCAAGCGTTCAGGAATGGCTTTCACAAAATGATGATGAATATAATAACGCTCATAATTGCTGCAACAAAAAAAACAGCATTATCTAATGAAATGTTGCATTAATTAACCTAATGACTATAGATAATTAGGATATGGCAGTGTATCGAATTTTCTGTAAATTCAGAGTCAAATTTTTGTATACTGATCATAATTCAGTTCTTTCGATGTTGGATTCTCCAACGACTAATTTATTAATATTTTTGATTTTACATAAAAATTGACACACTACCACGGATATTTATATGAAGGGTTCTGTTGCATAAAATCTAGATTTTTTACAAAATCAGTTAAAACCTTCACAATTAGAAAAGGTAACCGTTCTCACCACTCGGCCTAAACACTTATTTTTCTCGATGTCTGCAGACTCCGAGAAAAATGCCTATGTGTTTATCATAGAATTTTTGCATTTGATGAAAGTTTATCGAAGGAATCAAGAAAATTCTGATATGATGTATAACAGCTGGGTTTACACTCTTATAGCCAAAAAAACGAACCTTTAATAAAAGTTCGTATTTTAGTTCTTATAGAATATGCGAAACCATTTCAGGATAGAACAGGAATAATTACAATGCAGAAAAAATATCTTCTGTGGGACTTTGATAATACATTGGCATATCGGGATGGAATGTGGGGGCAAACTATATACGATCTATTACAGGAACATGGATACAGCAGCATTAGACTTGAGGATATTCGTCCACTTCTTACCAGAGGATTTCCCTGGCACACTCCGGAAATATCTCACGAAGAGTTTTTTGGAGGAATCCAATGGTGGGATTACATGACATTGCACTTTTCTAAAATAATACATCAACTTGGGATTAATGAAACATTATCATCCAAAATTGCAGGTCAAATAAAAATAAACATGAACTCATTAGAAACTAAAAAACCCGCGATTTTTGCAGATTTAAAGGAGTTTAGAAGGAGCCCTTCGCGAGCTTTTTTGGAAAAAGTGATCTTTTTCCTTTTGGAAAGGATTTTTCTGATTGAAGTGAATTTCTTTTTATGTTCAACTCAGCTTTAATATATTTTTATTGCTGGCGGTATGCTGAAATCTGCTCCCGAATACAATTGGTAGGAAAAATGAAATTAAACATCCTTTTTCCCATGCTCCGACAGATATTGCTCAATTGCACGTTTTGAACTATGCCATGTTTTTCCGATTTTTACTGCATCCAGGAGCCCCTGTCTAGATCGCAGGCTAAGATATTCCTGAGAATAAGGAGTTTCTATAGCAAGTTCTCTGAGAGGTAGAAGTTCATCGTTTCCTCCTGAAATGGAGAGATATAGAGTCAGGTTTTCATCTACGGCTTTTGCAATGAAATTGGCAAATGGCTCCAGGTTTCCAGAATCTGCGGCTCTAAGGGATTTGTAATATTTTCCTCTATCCTCTTTTTTGAGTATGACAGGAGGATAATCTCTTGTCATCAAATACAGATTTGTAAGAAGCCGAGCTACTCGGCCGTTTCCATCAATGAAAGGATGAATTTCAACAAACCTGTGATGCAGGAAGGAAGCTGTTTCAATTGGATGTTCCTTGCTTTCAGTTATCGTTTCAATAAGCTCATCCATCAATTTGATGATCTTTGACCAGTCGGGTGGAGTCTTTACTGCACCTGCTATTCTCACATTTCTTGTGCGGTACTTTCCGGCGTCCTCAAGTATGCCTCGGGTTACGATTTTGTGAATCTCCTGAATTGTGACATGGTCTATTGCACGTTTCTTTTTTGCCAACTCTTCCATTCGGTCAAAAGCTTTCGCATTGTTGCTCGCTTCAAGATGTTCTCTAAGCGATTTTCCGCCAATAGTTAGCCCTTCTTCCAGAACAAGTTTTGTCTCCTGAAGTGTTAGTGTATTTCCTTCTATCGCATTGGAGTGATAAGTATGAACCAGCCTCATTTCTTCATGTAGCCTTGCTAAAGCATCTGCAGGAATAGACCGCATGAAGTTTAGCTGCTTCATTTTTTCATTTATTCGTGCAAGAAGTTCTTCTTGAATCAGGGATGTATCGGTATGTGTCATAATTTGATGTATCCGATATGAGCCCCCTGGTATATATCGGTATCGGCAATTTTTAGAGTTATCCGATATAACTATTTTTTATTTATTTCACCTTAGTTAAAGTATATTTTTCCTGCTGGCGGTCTGCTGGAATCTTCCCCGAAAACGGTTGTAAAATTGAAATAAGATTGCAAAACCGTTGTTTTTCAGATTTAAAAATATAAGAGTTAGAAAGACTCCTTTGCAGGCGCAAAAAGTTTTATTTTAGTTTTTAACGAGTAATTCAGGTACTTTATTTTGATTTGGCGTTTCTTACAAAATCTTTTACGCTAGTTTCTCCTCCATCAAAGCCCATATTCTGGATTTCACGATAGAGACAAGTAGAGGCACAGGAATCTTCATTAATCCTTTTGAGTATGTAAGTTTATATGGGTCAAGTTTACTGGGTCTTGTTAGACATTTGTAAGGTTCAGGCTGCATCTTCAGATTGAGATATTTCCTCACAGTTTTCCTATCGTGATCTATCTGTCTGGCGATTTCACTGATACAGAAGCCTTTTGAATGCAACACTTGTATTAATAACCATTCTTCCTTTTTCAGCATTATTTATTATTGATATGATTTAGATTTTCCAATCTAAAAAGAATCATAATAGAAAATGAACCTCAATTGATTCCAGAAATATTCTTTTTTCGTTTTATGGAGTAATTGCTATATAATGTAGTGAAAACTTCACTACATTATTTATACATTTTAAAGAACTATATATCAAGTTAATAAATGGAGATTATAAATGGCCAAAGTCATAAAGAAAAAAGAACAAATTAACGCCACAGTATCTCCATGGATCAAAAAACAGTGCCTGGAACTAGCTAATACTCCCGAATTTTCTAGCATTTCCGATGTGGTATCTCTAGCATTATCTGAATTTTTTGGAAAATACGAGTATATAAAGACTAAGGAATTAAAGGAACATGAGACTCGACTTCCTGATTTAATTGAAGTCCTCATGAAAACTAAAGAAGGTAAAGAATGGCTTAAATCTGTTTATGAGATCGGAACTAAAAAAATCAATTATTCAAGAGAAAAAAACTGTCTTTTAGAACAAAATATTGAAGGTCTTATAGGACTCAGAGTAAAAGAAAACTTTGTACCAATAGTCATAGATGGAGATCTAGAAGGCGTCACAGGTTACGATAAAGAGGATTTTCTTTCCGGTAAAATTAAGTGGGTAGAAATAATTAAACCCGAAGATCGTTTATTAGCTTGTGAAAGCTTAAAAAAAGCTATGTATGAGTCAGATATCTCTACCGAAATAGAGTACAGAATATTAAGAAAGGATGGGGAAACAAGATGGGTTCTGCAAATTTTCCAGAAACTTCCAGCAGACTCCAGATCACAAGGATGTGTACAAAGTTTAATTCGCGATATTACAAAAAGAAAAACTTCAGATTTTACTCTTAAAAAAACGTATGAAGCTCGTATGAAAGAAATCCACCACAGGACCAAAAATAACTTGCAAGTAATCTCGTCTCTTCTCAGCCTCGAAGCTGACAGATCTACCGATGCAAAAATGCTTGAAGCGTTTCGGGAAAGCCAGAATCGGATTACCTCCATGGCTCTGATTCATGAAGAACTCTACAAAGGGAACAAAGTAAATAATCTTGACTTTGCAGATTATCTCCAAAAACTCACGAATAATCTTTTTCATT harbors:
- a CDS encoding sensor histidine kinase, producing the protein MAKVIKKKEQINATVSPWIKKQCLELANTPEFSSISDVVSLALSEFFGKYEYIKTKELKEHETRLPDLIEVLMKTKEGKEWLKSVYEIGTKKINYSREKNCLLEQNIEGLIGLRVKENFVPIVIDGDLEGVTGYDKEDFLSGKIKWVEIIKPEDRLLACESLKKAMYESDISTEIEYRILRKDGETRWVLQIFQKLPADSRSQGCVQSLIRDITKRKTSDFTLKKTYEARMKEIHHRTKNNLQVISSLLSLEADRSTDAKMLEAFRESQNRITSMALIHEELYKGNKVNNLDFADYLQKLTNNLFHSYRLRNEEISLKLELEKIYLDMNTAIPLGIIVNELISNALKYAFPAQKGGKIHVSLHTTEKCEKIHKSVRNLGTEQNCINKEKFQFILIVSDNGNGFPEEINHQNTDSLGLQIVNILVEQIEGYIELKRNNGTEFSIYFNKLV
- a CDS encoding TrkH family potassium uptake protein; the encoded protein is MDNSAVFNALGKILFLLAFTMLVPLLVAFYYREPLVPFIVSFFITLVSGLLLMRFKGREDWQQKEALAIVALSWLAAAIFGAIPFLFEGVSFIDAVFESMSGFTSTGSSILTNIESYSRGLLFWRSFTAWLGGMGIIVLFIAVLPKLGVAGRQLFRAEAPGPTEDKLKPRIRETARILWTLYILISALEVVALFLGGMSLYDALNHSFACMACGGFSTYNAGIEAFHSPIIEFILTFFMFIAGANFALYYRVIRVNKFALFRDEEFKAYSFFILGFTGLLTLVLFKDMGFSPFNSFRYAIFQITSVMTATGFASTDFNMWKDSAKILVLSVMFIGGCAGSTGGGMKVVRFLLMLKYARRELFKFVHPRLVRSIRLNNKAVPEDILQSILSFVVLYIGVFVVGTVLLTLLGVDMVSSVTASITTLGNIGPGFNIVGPMANFESIPLLGKIILISNMWVGRLEVYTVLVLFTREFWHS
- a CDS encoding HAD family hydrolase, producing MQKKYLLWDFDNTLAYRDGMWGQTIYDLLQEHGYSSIRLEDIRPLLTRGFPWHTPEISHEEFFGGIQWWDYMTLHFSKIIHQLGINETLSSKIAGQIKINMNSLETKKPAIFADLKEFRRSPSRAFLEKVIFFLLERIFLIEVNFFLCSTQL
- a CDS encoding ArsR/SmtB family transcription factor — translated: MEKETRVFKDSVYAQLARIGKAISSPRRLEILDILMQGSKTVETIARETDMSVANTSQHLQTLLESRLVEYEKRGVYSYYKLADRKVANFILSLQLLAEKRITELQKLREEIYTNRDNIEQIKMSELIVRMKEGNVTLIDVRPKEEYEMMHIPGANSIPLEDLEKHLATLPINQEIVAYCRGRCCLLSVEAVEILRAHGFKAVRLEASVQEWLSQNDDEYNNAHNCCNKKNSII
- a CDS encoding Fic family protein, producing MTHTDTSLIQEELLARINEKMKQLNFMRSIPADALARLHEEMRLVHTYHSNAIEGNTLTLQETKLVLEEGLTIGGKSLREHLEASNNAKAFDRMEELAKKKRAIDHVTIQEIHKIVTRGILEDAGKYRTRNVRIAGAVKTPPDWSKIIKLMDELIETITESKEHPIETASFLHHRFVEIHPFIDGNGRVARLLTNLYLMTRDYPPVILKKEDRGKYYKSLRAADSGNLEPFANFIAKAVDENLTLYLSISGGNDELLPLRELAIETPYSQEYLSLRSRQGLLDAVKIGKTWHSSKRAIEQYLSEHGKKDV
- a CDS encoding cytochrome c biogenesis CcdA family protein codes for the protein MTATFDPSVTGIFVFGLLAGICPCNSVLCLGLIGYLTSGKTNLSLLNILKLVFSFSIGTVLVLLPLGFIAGYIGKYILFLNSAIAWAIGGILMIAMGLQLLHVYKPPIRSMYNFFKLPNSYTIMGAFLLGLSFGAITIGRGAPMLIIVLTYIGLYQTPLQGTLTMLIYAIGLSIPLMVISSIGGSIGKKIKETTRMSGDLMDRVIGVSIIIIGLYFLYLATQ